A window of Daphnia carinata strain CSIRO-1 chromosome 5, CSIRO_AGI_Dcar_HiC_V3, whole genome shotgun sequence genomic DNA:
ATTTATGTTGTTAAGAGTTGGTTTCAGTTAATGGCAATGTAAACTAAAACAGATGAAGTGAAAAAATCTGGCCTACGTGGACGTGGAGGGGCTGGTTTTCCAAGCGGCATGAAATGGAGCTTCATGAATAAATCTTCAGATGGTCGACCGAAATACCTTGTTGTCAACGCTGATGAAGGCGAGCCAGGAACGTGCAAAGATCGTGAGATTATGCGTCACGATCCTCACAAGCTTATCGAAGGATGCCTCATCGCCGGTCGGGCCATGGGAGCCCGCGCTGCCTACATTTACATTCGTGGCGAGTTTTACAATGAAGGAACTAATGTACAGGTCGCAATCCATGAGGCCTATAAGCAAGGATGAATTGGCAAAATATGATTTTGATGTCTTTGTTCATCGTGGTGCAGGTATGTTCCCAAAATAGCTACAGCAACGATAAGTTTTTAAATTGGTCTGTTACAGGTGCCTACATTTGCGGTGAGGAAACTGCGTTGATTGAATCTTTGGAAGGCAAGCCACGTCTGAAGCCCCCTTTCCCAACCGATATTGGTCTTTTTGGTTGCCCCACTACCGTCGCCAACGTAGAAACGGTGGCGGTCGCCCCGGTACGCAGCTTGTCATAAATTCTTATAATTGCATATGAACTCATTCGGAAAACCTATTTAGATGATTTGTCGGCGTGGTGGAGATTGGTTCGTGGGTTTCGGTCGACCCAGAAATTCCGGTACGAAGCTTTTCAATATTTCGGGTCATGTCAACAACCCGTGCAccgttgaagaagaaatgtcCATCCCACTGAGAGAGTTAATCGAGCGTCACGCTCGTGGAGTGGTTGGTGGATGGGACAATCTGTTAGCTGTTATCCCAGGAGGAAGCTCCACACCCATGATTCCTCGGAAGTATGTTGAACAAAAAGCCGCCGTTCGTCAGTCATAGTTctacaaatattttctttagagTTTGCGATGATGTGTTGATGGATTTTGACGCCCTCGTAGCTGCGCAAACTGGTTTAGGCACAGCTGCCCTAATTGTGATGAACAAGCCGACTGACGTCATCCGAGCCATCGCTCGTCTTATTGAATTTTACAAGCACGAATCTTGTGGCCAGTGCACACCTTGTCGCGAAGGTACCGGATGGATGAACAAAATCATGTATCGATTTGGTAAGAACGTGGcaaaataattataaaatgttatctatttattcgttttttctaATCGCTTTCTGTATCAATGGATTTCAATTTTTCGTAGTTGAGGGTAACGCCAAACCAGAAGAAATCGATATGCTATGGGAGCTAAGCAAGCAAATTGAAGGCCATACAATTTGTGCTTTGGGAGACGGTGCTGCTTGGCCCGTTCAAGGTCTCATCCGGCACTTCCGCCCCGAAAACGAAGCTCGAATGAAGAGTTTTGCCGAACGTCAGCAGTGTCAAAAGGTTGCTGCttgaaaaattgtaaaaaataaatgggagAAAAGTAGAAGCTGTTTTAGAAACCATAGGTTCATATGAACCTAGTGAACGTCAGCCATGGTTCAACCACATAAGAATGTCTCGATTGAAAAAACTATCATCAATGTTAATGTCAATTTAGGACGGATACAATATAAGTAAAGGAACTACCTGATGCTTTGGTGCATTTTCTCATAGTCGGCTGAAATATATCATACTGGTTGATTATGTAGTGCATGAATGAAGATCAAAGATTCTACCATGGCATAAAAGTTAAGAGATACTACGATTACTCCTATTTCGTCAAAgtgtcattttcaagaagaAAGTCGACAGAACTCCACCACAATAGTCCGACTTAACAGGGAAGGAAACTTCGCCTTTGTCATCAGCATCGATCCCTGAATTATGAAACAAGACAAGAGAAgaaggttaaaaaaataatgattagAATATTACCCCTGAGCTACGAGGCTGTGTATTGGCAGTATAATGGTAACTGGGTGAAATTCCGGCCGACCCCGGTTAGCCACTGTGGTGCGTCGCAGTTTGTTGATGCCGTAAGGCCTGTTGGTGTTGCAATGCCTGTTGTTGCAGTGCGCGTTGTTCCAGTGCGTGTCGTTCCAGTGCGTGTTGTTCCAGTGCCTGTTTTTGCAGTGCCTATTTTTGCAGTGACTGTTGGTGTTGCATTGCCTGCTGTTGATggcatgaaaagaaaaagaaaacaatagcagGCGAAAACGTAGAACACAACACCGTTGGAAAGTGCCACCTGATGGCCAAAAACGGAAGTTCCCAAACTTTATCGTCAATGCACGACTGTTTTTCCTCTATTAGGAGGACCGAAGACGCCGAAATCCCGATATTTTACCTGGTGGTGATAACCGAAGATATTAAGCGGCGAAAAACGGGATTGCTGCCGCTCcaacgggaagtattagcCGTACATTTTAACTAGACTAAATTCCAATTAGcaatattaaaaaacttttttttctttttccgtaggtatgggcctaggccgcagcattaatgctgcggcaaTGGGGCTAGTCTCAAGACGAACCTGCGCGCTTCAGGTGAGACTGGCTGCAGCATGCCCAACCCAGGCTTTGCCTGGTCTGCAATGCGTTCTTGAGTATAAATTGCCCAAATGGTGGCCTGCTTGCTCACGCAGGCCATCCCACCCCCTATTGACGGGGAAGCGAGTGGCGGGAGAGCCGAGCCAAGGCGGACTATGAGCAATTTGAATTAAAGTCCGCCGGATGGTGTACAGACTGCACGGGCAAGGGCTTATTGGCCTTTTCAAGAATGAACAGTCGCGCATGGCCTAGGCGCCATGCGGAATGCATTACCAATAATCGTCTTATCTCAGTTTTAAAAGTAGCAAAGTTTAATTGCTGAACTACCTAACCAGTAGCTAGGCAGACCTCTCCTACTCCACAAACTCAAACTCATATTCTATACCTTCGATTAATAAGCTGATAAGAAAATGGCACCCGTTGCACCTCAAATGCGTAAGGTGTTAGCGACCAGTGCGAAAATTGCAAGTCTCCATCGCGCTATGTTCGGCAATAAGGTTCTAAAACCAGCAACGAAACCAGAACCAGAAGCAAAGCAGCTTATTAATAAGCCAATGCCGCTGATTGATACTCCAAAACCTAACGACTTGCCGGCTAAGCGTAAGCGGTATGACGCACCATCACCTTTTGTATATAAGAAACGTTTTGAGGGAACCAATTCAAAAGAAGTCATTCGGCTTCCACCATTATTATCATTAGACGATATAAACAAGTTACAAACTAAGCCGAAACGGGTTGGGCGTATTACTAAGCAAAGGCTCGCTAATGATAATAATGTGGCAAAAACTAAAGTTCCTAATCTCTTGCAGGCACCTGTCATTGATCCAGCGGTAGCGGCCAGAGCCAAGGCGGGCAGTCTTTACGCCAGTCTGTTTGGGGGTAAGCTTCCACTACCAGCAAGAATACCAAAGCAGCTGACTGATAAGCCAAAGCCCTTGGTAGACTGTCATATCCGATCACCATTGCCATCATTGCCGAAATCAGATCCTGGCTTGCCGTGCCAATCACCATCCCGAGAATTACCCAATGACTCGATGGCCAAGCGGAAGCGGGAAGAGGATGCGCAAGCAACCCTTCCTGCGCAGAAGCGCTTCAAGGATCTGAATTTCAAGGACTACAAAGACCCTGTCCGCTTCAAGGCTACAGCTGGACGTTCAGCGGCACAGACCAAGGCGGAGATTAAAAACCTACATAGCAGCCTATTCGAGGGTTTGCTTCCATCCAAGGACCTGACGAGTAGGCCAGTTCCGCTGTCGCAACGTCCGGTTCGACCGCCGCTGCCTAAGACTGACCCAGAATATGGTATGCCCCCATGGTGTCGGCAGAGCTTTTACAACTATAATTAtcaattttccttttaataGCCTAAGTTAAGAATAGCTTATATTTCCAAAATTGCGTatgaatgtgtgtgtgcaagtGTGTGTGCAAGTGTGTGTGCAAGTGTGTAATTTATTTGGTACAAATCATCTAGTCAAAATTACttgttgtgtatgtgtgtgtgtatgtgagaATGAATGTTGTTTGTATGTACCACACTTTGGttggaattttaaaatgtacagCTTTAAACACCTTATCAAAATTGTCTTGTGTTTCACTGCTATAGGGCGGGGGTTAAGAAAGTTAgtaaaccaaaagaaaaaaaaaacgcacatcTCAATATATTTCTAGTTAAATGAATCCCTTGCAAAAACAGAAGACCAAACTATTTCGCTATTAAAAAGCAACGCATCTCATTTTGTTAAAAGTGCCGCAGCTCTTAGTCAGCAAACGAGCaaattttaactttaaatAGGTAACGTGTATACATTTAGGTGAGATTCCTAGCGGATTCTCTCCATTCAGAGCGCCGCCCTTTTCGTTTGAGGCAGACGGAAAGACATACTCTTTTGTGGACATTTGCAAAAATCTAGGCTCTTCGCTCTACATTTCTCCACTGGTCACCGTAATTGAATCGATTGCGATTGCCAAATCCTTAGGTAGGGTCAATCAAAGCAGCTGCCATACGGAGATgatgttatgtttttttctttgaatcatGTCTGGATTACGTGGAATTGCAAATGGATAGCCAAAGGGAGTCGCATTGATGTCAGTCAAGAGATGATCGCCATCGGTACTAGCAACATTTTAGGATCGTTTGCGTCATCGTTTCCAGTGACATGCGCATTTTCACGCACGGTCGTTAATGCCGCCAGAGGCGTCCGCACGCCTTTCGGCGGACTCTACACTGGTAACGGAAAACTTACCTCTTTATTTGAgagtatttattttaaattaaaatctgttttattCAGGTGCTCTTGCACTTCTGGCCATTACGGTTTTGACGCCTTactttttttacattccaAAAAGTTGCTTGGCTGCCGTCATCAGATCCGCTGTTATTTTCATGGTGGAAGTCAGCTTAGTCAAGATGGTTTGGAAATCAAAAAGTTAGTGAAACGATTCATTTTTTACTACCGTCGTAATCCCCGCACGTTGGACTAACTTCTGCTGGTTGAAACGCAGCAATTGATTTAGTGCCTTTTGGCTTTACGTTCGTCTTTTGCGTCTTTGTCGGTCTGTCGCAAGGCATTTTGATTGGCACGGCTATCAATCTTGGCATGCTCTTATACAGCATGGCTCGTCCACGGATTAAAATCCTATaaatcaaggtaaaaaaaaatattcatagTAGTGGAATGAAGAATTGAATTTGGCTTCGACTACTTCTTTCGATGGTTTAAGAATGTCGGATATGATGACATTGTCTTTGCCATACTTTTCACGTAGGATTTTAGCCAATCCAGTTGCAAGTTGACCCAGTCCACCTAAATTCATttaagaaatatttattttcaattcaacaTTTGAACGTATAAAACTGTTAGTTTAACTGATGAATGTGCAAAACTTACCGGTGATTAAAATCCTGGGATTTTCGTCAGGTGTTGCCAAAACAGACTGATTTCGTCGAAGATTAAATTGGTTATTGATCAAACTAGAAAACACTCGGCAATGTTGAATTTGCAATCTTTGGAGTGCCATAGCGGAATTGTAAATGCTGTTTCGCACAGTTTCAGGTATACTTCTCACCGTATCAGACGGTCGGTCTCGACTGATCCGAAATACGTCTGTGAACACTCTCGTCTTGACTTATTTAGCGGGAAGCTATACAGCCGTTGCGTAATTTTAGTTGATATTGTTTTTTGGCTTCCATCTACACTTTTCAACTACGTTCTcgaaatacttttttttttatgtactcCAAGTCCTTTTAGCAGAGGAACGCATATCACGAGATTGTGACGGTTGCATCTTTGCTTTTACTTGGTGGTGTAAACAGTTGCCAATAGGATAGAACCAAATGCAAGGGGCTCGTCTCTTACAACAGGAGTGTTCTTCGTTATGAAAAGGACGCATAGTTGTCTCATTAGGAAGTTCGGCTGTGTAACGAGGGTTGCACTTTGGCAAACCCTCAACAAGCAATGTTCTTTTCGTAGGCCTCTGAAACAATacgtttgttttcaaacgtttttctCTTCATATAGATATCATACAATTTCAATGTAAATACTGTTCATTTTGAAAGGTTCGACAAAAGAATTGCGTTTGCTGGTGCAAGCGTTAATACATTAGAGCGTGGATGCTTTCGATCTTCATCTGAGCTCTGGCATTCCAACACTAATTGTAATCGATAGTTTTCCGGCAATCAGAGTACATTTCACTGTTCTTTTATCCATGTTTGTCTACCACCATCCGCTAGCGCCATTGTGAGTTCGCGCCAAAGAACCTCACCCGTCCTCTTTATTTGGCTAGGCTGGTATGGTATGGTGGTCGACATAGCACAATAAAAGAACAGtggaaaataaacaattgcGAAACACACTTTCAACCACGAGGCCACGACCACAGCCTACAGAAAGCCCCTTTTTTCAGTTAACATCATCTTTCTTTCGCGTCCATTACGTATACTGCTAACATGGCCGAAAGAATTTTACCAGTATATATGTTATTTGTTAGGGTGGCATTGATTGACCCTTGTGTTGTAATGATTTCCTCAAGTACTTGATTCTTGACGAATGAAGAGTGCCAGCAAACTTTGATCTTTGGGTTTTTGTTCTGATCAGG
This region includes:
- the LOC130702948 gene encoding L-threonine 3-dehydrogenase, mitochondrial-like, whose product is MALQRLQIQHCRVFSSLINNQFNLRRNQSVLATPDENPRILITGGLGQLATGLAKILREKYGKDNVIISDILKPSKEDFNPWTSHAV